From Streptomyces yatensis, one genomic window encodes:
- a CDS encoding PTS fructose transporter subunit IIABC: MSELITADLVDLDLSADTKEAAARSLAERMVAAGRVTDLDGFLADVAAREEQMPTGLDGGIGIPHCRSAHVTEPTLAFGRSTARIDFGAADGPADLIFLIAAPAGADSDHLTILSSLARQLMNADFTDALRSADRPERVAALIRGEEQSAPAAEATGPAGTGAERSGGEQPAATGEPAATAEHAAAEPAAAEPAAAEAAASEPVPPFRIVAVTSCPTGIAHTYMAAESLENAGREAGVELVVETQGSAGFDKLPAATIAAADAVIFAHDVEVRDKARFAGKPTVDVGVKAGINRPAELIAEARGKAARGEIGAPADGAAGGSAPMDEDGPAGDGFGTRLRKWLMTGVSYMVPFVAAGGLLIALAFAIGGYEIASAKSVADHFVWAESSSWAALLFQIGSAAFTFLVPVLAGYIAYGMADRPGLVPGFVGGYIATTIKAGFLGGLVAGLIAGAVVMGIQRFKVPAALRGIMPVVVIPLISSAIVGFLMFVVIGKPIASAQEAMTDWLNGLSGANAIGLGVLLGLMMCFDLGGPVNKVAYAFATGGIAVSDPSTGSLKIMAAVMAAGMVPPLALALATTVRGRLFTKTERENGKAAWVLGASFITEGAIPFAAADPLRVIPSSMVGGAVTGALSMAFDCTLRAPHGGIFVVPLIGQPFLYLLAIVAGTVVSAGLVVFLKGLRKTAEAEGTGQAGGEAAPGGATEDESKVAVAA, translated from the coding sequence ATGAGTGAGCTGATCACCGCGGATCTGGTCGACCTTGACCTGTCCGCCGACACCAAGGAAGCCGCCGCCCGGTCGCTCGCCGAACGCATGGTCGCGGCCGGTCGCGTCACCGACCTCGACGGCTTTCTCGCCGATGTGGCCGCGCGCGAGGAGCAGATGCCGACCGGCCTGGACGGCGGCATCGGCATACCCCACTGCCGCAGCGCACATGTCACCGAGCCGACCCTGGCCTTCGGGCGCAGCACGGCCCGGATCGACTTCGGCGCGGCGGACGGCCCGGCCGATCTGATCTTCCTGATCGCGGCTCCGGCGGGCGCGGACAGCGACCATCTGACGATCCTGTCGAGCCTGGCGCGGCAGCTGATGAACGCCGACTTCACCGATGCGCTGCGCTCGGCCGACCGGCCCGAACGGGTGGCCGCCCTGATCCGCGGCGAGGAGCAGAGCGCACCCGCCGCCGAGGCGACGGGACCCGCGGGAACGGGGGCTGAGCGATCGGGGGGCGAGCAGCCCGCCGCGACGGGTGAGCCCGCCGCGACGGCTGAGCATGCGGCCGCTGAGCCCGCCGCCGCTGAGCCTGCCGCCGCTGAGGCCGCCGCCTCGGAGCCGGTGCCCCCCTTCCGGATCGTTGCCGTCACGTCCTGCCCGACCGGTATCGCCCACACCTATATGGCCGCCGAGTCGCTGGAGAACGCCGGTCGCGAGGCCGGGGTCGAGCTGGTGGTCGAGACCCAGGGCTCGGCCGGATTCGACAAGCTCCCCGCGGCCACCATCGCCGCCGCCGACGCGGTGATCTTCGCGCACGATGTGGAGGTCCGGGACAAGGCCCGCTTCGCGGGCAAGCCGACGGTGGACGTCGGAGTGAAGGCGGGCATCAACCGCCCCGCCGAACTCATCGCCGAGGCGCGCGGGAAGGCCGCACGTGGCGAGATCGGCGCACCGGCCGACGGCGCGGCGGGGGGCTCGGCGCCGATGGACGAGGACGGTCCCGCCGGTGACGGCTTCGGCACCCGACTGCGCAAGTGGCTGATGACGGGCGTCAGTTACATGGTCCCGTTCGTCGCCGCGGGCGGCCTGCTGATCGCGCTCGCCTTCGCGATCGGCGGTTACGAGATCGCGAGTGCCAAGTCGGTGGCGGACCACTTCGTCTGGGCCGAGAGCAGCAGCTGGGCTGCGCTGCTCTTCCAGATCGGCAGTGCGGCGTTCACCTTCCTGGTGCCGGTCCTGGCGGGCTATATCGCCTACGGCATGGCCGACCGGCCCGGTCTGGTCCCCGGTTTCGTGGGCGGCTACATCGCGACCACCATCAAGGCCGGATTCCTCGGCGGTCTGGTCGCGGGTCTGATCGCGGGTGCGGTCGTCATGGGCATCCAGCGGTTCAAGGTCCCGGCGGCGCTGCGCGGCATCATGCCGGTGGTGGTGATTCCGCTGATCTCCTCGGCGATCGTCGGCTTCCTGATGTTCGTGGTGATCGGCAAGCCCATCGCCTCCGCGCAGGAGGCGATGACCGACTGGCTCAACGGCCTCTCCGGCGCCAACGCCATCGGTCTCGGTGTCCTCCTCGGCCTGATGATGTGCTTCGACCTCGGCGGCCCGGTCAACAAGGTGGCATACGCCTTCGCGACCGGCGGTATCGCGGTGTCGGATCCCTCCACCGGAAGCCTCAAGATCATGGCCGCGGTGATGGCCGCCGGTATGGTCCCGCCGCTGGCGCTGGCTCTCGCCACCACCGTGCGCGGACGGCTGTTCACCAAGACCGAGCGGGAGAACGGCAAGGCCGCCTGGGTGCTGGGTGCCTCCTTCATCACCGAGGGCGCCATTCCGTTCGCCGCGGCGGATCCGCTGCGGGTGATCCCCTCCTCGATGGTGGGCGGTGCCGTGACCGGTGCGCTGTCGATGGCCTTCGACTGCACGCTGCGCGCCCCGCACGGAGGCATCTTCGTGGTCCCGCTGATCGGCCAGCCGTTCCTCTACCTGCTGGCCATCGTGGCGGGCACGGTGGTCTCGGCCGGTCTGGTGGTCTTCCTCAAGGGGCTGCGGAAGACGGCGGAGGCGGAGGGCACCGGCCAGGCGGGCGGCGAGGCCGCCCCGGGCGGTGCCACCGAGGACGAGTCGAAGGTGGCGGTCGCGGCCTGA
- the pfkB gene encoding 1-phosphofructokinase — MILTVTPNPSLDRTYEIPALERGAVLRATADRVDPGGKGVNVSRAVAAAGHRTVAVLPLGGPEGALLARLLGELGIEAAGVPVAGSTRVNISVAEPDGTLTKLNAGGPELSDAEAEAVLEAVRTSAESADWIACCGSLPRGLAPEWYAELVARAHRAGARIALDTSGPSLTAALRERPDVVKPNAEELAQAVGRPLATVGEAVKAAEELRGLGARAVLASLGADGQLLVDETGAYFGTARVAAVRSNVGAGDASLAGFLAAGGSGPAALASAVAHGAAAVQLPGSAMPTPADLDPSAVVMTADIPLDRVLKEPA; from the coding sequence ATGATTCTCACCGTCACCCCCAATCCCAGCCTGGACCGTACGTACGAGATCCCCGCGCTGGAGCGCGGCGCCGTGCTGCGGGCCACGGCCGACCGGGTCGACCCCGGTGGCAAGGGCGTCAATGTCTCGCGCGCCGTGGCCGCCGCGGGGCATCGCACGGTGGCCGTGCTGCCGCTCGGCGGACCGGAGGGTGCGCTGCTCGCACGGCTGCTGGGGGAGCTGGGTATCGAGGCGGCGGGTGTGCCCGTGGCGGGCTCGACCCGGGTCAACATCTCCGTGGCCGAACCGGACGGCACCCTCACCAAGCTCAACGCGGGCGGGCCCGAGCTGAGCGACGCCGAGGCCGAAGCGGTGCTGGAGGCCGTCCGGACGAGCGCCGAGAGCGCCGACTGGATCGCCTGCTGCGGCAGCCTGCCCCGGGGGCTCGCGCCCGAGTGGTACGCCGAGCTGGTGGCGCGGGCCCACCGGGCGGGCGCCCGGATCGCCCTGGACACCTCCGGCCCCTCGCTGACCGCAGCCCTGCGTGAGCGTCCCGATGTGGTGAAGCCCAACGCCGAGGAACTGGCCCAGGCCGTGGGCCGTCCGCTGGCCACCGTGGGCGAGGCGGTCAAGGCGGCCGAGGAGCTGCGGGGGCTCGGTGCCCGCGCCGTGCTGGCCAGCCTGGGCGCCGACGGTCAGCTGCTGGTCGACGAGACGGGCGCCTACTTCGGCACCGCGCGGGTCGCCGCCGTGCGCAGCAACGTCGGCGCGGGCGACGCCTCGCTCGCCGGATTCCTCGCGGCGGGCGGCTCCGGGCCCGCCGCGCTCGCCTCGGCCGTGGCCCACGGAGCGGCCGCGGTGCAACTGCCGGGCAGCGCCATGCCGACCCCGGCCGACCTCGATCCGTCCGCCGTCGTCATGACGGCGGATATTCCGCTGGACCGTGTGCTCAAGGAGCCCGCGTGA
- a CDS encoding DeoR/GlpR family DNA-binding transcription regulator, translating to MYAPERQQEILRLARESGRVDVLSLAEEFQVTAETVRRDLRTLDRAGLVRRVHGGAIPAGRLDFEPDLAERESTAADQKDRIARAAIAELPSDGSVIIDAGSTAARFAAALPLEANLTVVTHALPVAARLADHPGIALHLVGGRVRHRTRAAVDAWALRGYGEIKADVVFLATNGFSLDGGLTTPDLAEGAVKGAMIAAARRVVLLADSAKFGREHFARFGGLDDVDLLITDTGLSPQDALAIERRGTEVARA from the coding sequence ATGTACGCACCGGAGCGTCAGCAGGAGATTCTCCGGCTCGCCCGTGAAAGCGGGCGGGTGGATGTCCTGTCCCTCGCCGAGGAGTTCCAGGTCACCGCCGAGACCGTGCGGCGTGATCTGCGCACCCTCGACCGGGCGGGGCTCGTCCGCCGTGTGCACGGGGGCGCCATCCCGGCCGGCCGTCTGGACTTCGAGCCCGATCTCGCCGAGCGCGAGTCCACCGCCGCCGATCAGAAGGACCGCATCGCGCGGGCCGCCATCGCCGAACTGCCGTCCGACGGCAGCGTGATCATCGACGCGGGCTCGACGGCGGCCCGGTTCGCCGCCGCCCTCCCGCTGGAGGCCAACCTCACCGTCGTCACCCACGCCCTGCCGGTCGCCGCCCGCCTCGCCGACCACCCCGGTATCGCGCTGCACCTCGTCGGCGGACGGGTCCGCCACCGCACCCGGGCCGCCGTGGACGCATGGGCGCTGCGCGGCTACGGCGAGATCAAGGCCGATGTGGTCTTCCTCGCCACCAACGGCTTCTCGCTGGACGGTGGGCTCACCACACCCGATCTCGCGGAGGGCGCCGTCAAGGGCGCCATGATCGCGGCGGCCCGGCGGGTGGTGCTGCTCGCGGACTCCGCCAAGTTCGGCCGGGAGCACTTCGCCCGGTTCGGCGGCCTGGACGATGTCGATCTGCTCATCACGGACACCGGGCTCAGCCCGCAGGACGCCCTGGCCATCGAGCGTCGGGGCACGGAAGTGGCACGCGCATGA
- a CDS encoding 3-oxoacyl-ACP reductase family protein, protein MTLDGKAALVTGGSRGIGEAVAIRLAEDGADVALTYHSQADRAADVVDRIKALGRRAWAVRVDGADAQEVRAAVDGAAAEFGRLDILVNNAGVGVLGSLAEMSLDDVDRILAVNVRAPFLLAQAAAARMTDGGRIINIGSCMAERVAFPGGSLYATSKTALNGLTKALARELGPRGITANLVHPGPVDTDMNPADGESAALQSGFTALGRYGRPTEIAATVAHIASDSGRYITGASIAVDGGFAV, encoded by the coding sequence ATGACACTCGACGGCAAGGCGGCCCTGGTCACCGGCGGCAGCCGGGGCATCGGCGAGGCCGTGGCGATCCGGCTCGCCGAGGACGGCGCCGATGTCGCCCTGACCTACCACAGCCAGGCCGACCGCGCGGCGGACGTCGTCGACCGGATCAAGGCGCTCGGCCGACGGGCCTGGGCGGTGCGGGTCGACGGCGCGGACGCGCAGGAGGTGCGCGCCGCCGTGGACGGGGCCGCCGCCGAGTTCGGCCGACTGGACATCCTGGTCAACAACGCGGGCGTCGGCGTCCTCGGCTCCCTCGCCGAGATGTCGCTGGACGATGTGGACCGGATCCTCGCCGTGAACGTCCGGGCGCCGTTCCTCCTGGCGCAGGCGGCCGCCGCGCGGATGACCGACGGCGGGCGGATCATCAACATCGGCAGCTGCATGGCCGAGCGCGTCGCCTTCCCCGGCGGCAGCCTCTACGCGACCAGCAAGACCGCGCTCAACGGGCTCACCAAGGCCCTGGCCCGAGAGCTCGGCCCGCGCGGGATCACGGCCAACCTGGTCCACCCCGGCCCGGTGGACACCGATATGAACCCGGCGGACGGCGAGAGCGCCGCGCTCCAGAGCGGCTTCACCGCACTCGGCCGCTACGGCCGTCCCACGGAGATCGCGGCGACCGTGGCCCATATCGCGAGCGACAGCGGCCGCTACATCACCGGGGCGTCGATCGCCGTGGACGGCGGCTTCGCCGTCTGA
- a CDS encoding sigma-70 family RNA polymerase sigma factor yields the protein MATRAVARNQSAAAGGADGANSVRASGGEIADRDLVGMYLDEIARTPLLDAAKEVELSQSIEAGVYAQQILDGEVEEAPAAGASREELEAIAAEGARAKDIFIRSNLRLVVAVARRYPRSGLPLLDLIQEGNAGLVRAVEKFDYTKGFKFSTYATWWIRQAITRSIADQSRTIRLPVHLVEELGRIRRVQREFNREHGREPEHAEIAEELGSTMERVSDVLDWARDPVSLNMSVDDEGETQFGDLLEDTSAVSPEQSVMTLLRSEELEDLIGRLDDRTASIIKARYGIDDGRERTLTEVGKQHGLTRERIRQIEKHALLELKKMARQTGFDAAA from the coding sequence ATGGCAACCCGTGCCGTCGCCCGTAATCAGTCCGCCGCCGCTGGTGGCGCTGATGGGGCCAACAGCGTTCGCGCCTCAGGCGGGGAGATCGCCGATCGCGACCTGGTCGGCATGTATCTCGACGAGATCGCTCGTACCCCGCTGCTGGACGCGGCGAAGGAGGTCGAGCTGTCCCAGTCCATCGAAGCGGGGGTGTATGCCCAGCAGATCCTGGACGGCGAGGTTGAGGAGGCCCCTGCCGCAGGTGCGAGCCGCGAGGAGCTGGAGGCGATAGCCGCCGAAGGTGCCCGCGCCAAGGACATCTTCATCCGCTCCAACCTGCGCCTCGTCGTGGCTGTGGCGCGCCGCTATCCGCGCAGTGGGCTGCCCCTGCTCGACCTGATCCAGGAGGGCAACGCGGGCCTGGTGCGCGCGGTGGAGAAGTTCGACTACACCAAGGGATTCAAGTTCTCGACCTATGCCACGTGGTGGATCCGTCAGGCCATCACGCGCTCGATCGCGGACCAGTCCCGTACGATCCGGCTGCCCGTCCACCTGGTCGAGGAGCTCGGCCGGATCCGCCGGGTGCAGCGGGAGTTCAACCGTGAGCACGGCCGTGAGCCGGAGCACGCCGAGATCGCCGAGGAGCTCGGCTCCACGATGGAGCGGGTCTCGGATGTGCTCGACTGGGCCCGCGACCCGGTCAGTCTGAACATGTCGGTCGACGACGAAGGGGAGACCCAGTTCGGCGATCTGCTGGAGGACACCTCGGCCGTCTCGCCCGAGCAGTCGGTGATGACGCTGCTGCGCAGCGAGGAGCTGGAGGACCTGATCGGCCGCCTCGACGACCGCACCGCCTCCATCATCAAGGCGCGGTACGGCATCGACGACGGCCGGGAGCGCACCCTGACCGAGGTCGGCAAGCAGCATGGCCTCACGCGTGAGCGCATCCGCCAGATCGAGAAGCATGCCTTGCTTGAGCTGAAGAAGATGGCCCGCCAGACCGGTTTCGACGCAGCGGCTTGA
- a CDS encoding questin oxidase family protein — MTDDTSGTLDEALERLHTSGPEREGWLSNHAPMAVEALVRHGQGRTVHRWLDRYRDKLEEMPDSYARITEENWHEALGDPRRLADWPAYFDRELADRPWRDVLAVWWPRLLPGIAGGATHPVIRVGHAVRALLDDPGTPTAPRTAELAHALGYWAARHAPLPPLRQQPGPASGSAADALAAVEPVADQSGGIRARLARLTAFPTWPPTRPLDQPPVSQPTGRTTAPDAPDAADLAEEARRRLTELVRAATHRYATHGHGSPVMLVHAATAPNAVLRVLPALPRELWAPSLDAAWAASAAVTAVYAPREPLPADRLPSAAGVTPEEVFARAAAHGDEHAIKLTDTALDVAQGPDALALAAALHACAMIDPAL, encoded by the coding sequence ATGACAGACGACACGAGTGGAACCCTCGACGAAGCCCTCGAGCGACTGCACACCTCCGGCCCCGAGCGCGAGGGTTGGCTGAGCAATCACGCGCCGATGGCCGTGGAGGCGCTGGTGCGTCACGGCCAGGGGCGCACCGTGCACCGGTGGCTGGACCGCTATCGCGACAAGCTCGAGGAGATGCCGGACTCGTACGCCCGGATCACCGAGGAGAACTGGCACGAGGCGCTCGGCGATCCGCGCCGTCTCGCCGACTGGCCCGCCTACTTCGACCGGGAGCTCGCCGACCGCCCCTGGCGGGACGTGCTCGCCGTGTGGTGGCCACGACTGCTGCCGGGCATCGCGGGCGGCGCGACGCATCCGGTGATCCGGGTCGGCCACGCCGTACGGGCCCTTCTGGACGACCCGGGCACGCCGACCGCTCCCCGCACCGCCGAACTGGCCCACGCCCTCGGCTACTGGGCCGCCCGGCACGCCCCGCTGCCGCCCCTCCGGCAGCAGCCGGGCCCCGCCTCGGGGTCGGCGGCCGACGCACTGGCCGCCGTGGAACCGGTCGCCGACCAGAGCGGTGGCATCCGGGCGCGGCTGGCCCGGCTCACCGCCTTCCCCACCTGGCCGCCCACCCGGCCGCTCGATCAGCCGCCCGTCTCACAGCCCACCGGCCGGACGACCGCCCCCGACGCCCCCGACGCCGCCGACTTGGCGGAGGAGGCGCGCCGGCGGCTGACCGAACTCGTACGGGCCGCGACCCATCGCTACGCCACCCACGGCCACGGCTCACCGGTCATGCTGGTCCACGCCGCCACCGCGCCCAACGCCGTACTGCGCGTCCTGCCCGCGCTGCCGCGGGAGTTGTGGGCGCCGAGTCTGGACGCGGCTTGGGCGGCGAGCGCCGCGGTCACGGCGGTGTACGCGCCGCGGGAGCCGCTCCCGGCCGACCGGCTGCCGTCCGCGGCCGGCGTCACCCCCGAGGAGGTCTTCGCCCGCGCCGCCGCGCACGGCGACGAGCACGCCATCAAGCTCACCGACACCGCCCTCGACGTCGCCCAGGGCCCGGACGCCCTGGCCCTGGCCGCGGCACTGCACGCCTGCGCGATGATCGACCCGGCACTCTGA
- a CDS encoding dioxygenase family protein yields the protein MSALDGRMPALYLSHGAPPLADDPIWPGQLAAWAAGLPRPQAILMISAHWEEAPLAIGATQQVPLVYDFWGFPQHYYQVRYAAPGAPELAERIRKTLRTAGTPVQDIPERGLDHGAYVPLVEMYPEADIPVLQVSMPTLDPRKLMEIGRKLAPLRDEGVLIVGSGFFTHNLAAMRQTGPTPPSWSTEFDDWGQRALDAQDIDALLDFEHTAPAGRLAHPRTEHFAPLFVTLGAAEAELRSQRSVIDGFWMGLAKRSLQFG from the coding sequence ATGTCCGCGCTCGACGGGCGTATGCCCGCCCTCTACCTCAGCCATGGTGCTCCGCCACTCGCCGACGATCCGATCTGGCCCGGACAGCTCGCCGCCTGGGCCGCGGGCCTGCCCAGGCCCCAGGCCATTCTCATGATCTCCGCCCACTGGGAGGAGGCGCCCCTGGCGATCGGGGCCACCCAACAGGTCCCGCTGGTCTATGACTTCTGGGGATTCCCTCAGCACTACTACCAGGTGCGGTACGCGGCGCCCGGCGCCCCGGAACTCGCCGAGCGGATCCGCAAGACGCTGCGCACGGCGGGTACGCCGGTCCAGGACATCCCCGAGCGGGGGCTGGACCACGGGGCGTATGTGCCCCTGGTCGAGATGTATCCGGAGGCCGACATCCCGGTCCTGCAGGTCTCGATGCCGACCCTCGACCCGCGGAAGCTGATGGAGATCGGGCGGAAGCTGGCGCCGCTGCGCGACGAGGGCGTCCTGATCGTCGGCAGCGGCTTCTTCACCCACAACCTGGCCGCGATGCGGCAGACGGGCCCGACGCCGCCCAGTTGGTCGACCGAGTTCGACGACTGGGGGCAACGGGCCCTGGACGCACAGGACATCGACGCGCTGCTGGACTTCGAGCACACCGCCCCGGCGGGACGGCTCGCCCACCCGCGCACCGAACACTTCGCGCCGTTGTTCGTCACGCTGGGCGCGGCGGAGGCGGAGTTGCGCAGCCAGCGGAGCGTGATCGACGGCTTCTGGATGGGGTTGGCGAAGCGGTCGCTGCAGTTCGGGTGA
- a CDS encoding MarR family winged helix-turn-helix transcriptional regulator, whose amino-acid sequence MKTPSDADEPRWLTDDEQRSWLAYRHAHMLLEDHLDRQLQRDAGMPHVYYGLLVKLSWAPRRRMRMTELAEAATITRSRLSHAIARMEKDGWVRREDCPDDKRGQNAVLTDKGLKVLEETAPGHVSAVRTAVFDRLTPEQIEQFGTICRIIADGLQPEGADLPWLR is encoded by the coding sequence ATGAAGACCCCCTCAGACGCCGACGAGCCGCGTTGGCTGACCGATGACGAGCAGCGCAGCTGGCTGGCGTACCGCCACGCACACATGCTTCTGGAGGATCACCTCGACCGCCAGCTGCAGCGGGACGCCGGCATGCCCCACGTCTACTACGGCCTGCTGGTGAAGCTCTCCTGGGCGCCCCGCCGCCGGATGCGGATGACCGAACTGGCCGAGGCCGCCACGATCACCCGATCCCGGCTGTCCCATGCCATCGCGCGCATGGAGAAGGACGGCTGGGTCCGACGCGAGGACTGCCCCGACGACAAGCGCGGGCAGAACGCGGTCCTCACCGACAAGGGACTCAAGGTGCTGGAGGAGACCGCCCCCGGCCATGTGTCCGCCGTGCGGACGGCCGTCTTCGACCGGCTCACCCCCGAGCAGATCGAGCAGTTCGGCACCATCTGCCGGATCATCGCGGACGGTCTGCAGCCGGAGGGCGCCGACCTGCCCTGGCTGCGCTGA
- a CDS encoding MFS transporter: MPETAQFVDPRRWKALIFIALAQLMVVLDATIVNIALPSAQADLGISDGNRQWVITAYALAFGGLLLFGGRIADLWGRKRTFIVGLAGFAAASAIGGAALNTGVLLGARALQGVFGALLAPSALSLLAVMFTDPKERAKAFGVFGAIAGGGGAVGLILGGVLTEYMDWRWTFFVNIPFAIVAAIGAVAVIRDPVESRNTSRLDVPGVLLATSGLVSLVYGFTRAESDGWSAGLTIGLFVAAAVLLIAFVAVESRVKAPLLPLRVVTDRNRGGVYASLGLAIIGMFGLFLFLTYYMQVVKGYSPVRTGFAFLPMVAGMITGSTQIGARLMTRVPARLLMGPGFLVASVGMLLLTQIDLDTSYPALILPGFLLLGLGMGTAFMPAMSLATHGVEPRDAGVASAMVNTSQQVGGAIGTALLNTIAASATTAYAKSHAAGAPSRTALQLQSMVHGYTAAIWWAVGILVLAGVIAITMVNAGHQGGGGAVAGSDEGAAEDAIPVMAH; the protein is encoded by the coding sequence ATGCCTGAAACGGCACAATTCGTGGATCCCCGGCGCTGGAAAGCGCTGATATTCATCGCCCTCGCCCAGCTGATGGTCGTGCTCGACGCGACCATCGTGAACATCGCGCTGCCCAGCGCCCAGGCCGACCTCGGCATCTCCGACGGCAACCGGCAGTGGGTCATCACGGCCTACGCCCTCGCCTTCGGCGGACTGCTGCTCTTCGGCGGCCGGATCGCCGACCTGTGGGGACGTAAGCGGACCTTCATCGTCGGCCTGGCCGGCTTCGCGGCCGCCTCGGCCATCGGCGGCGCCGCGCTGAACACCGGTGTGCTGCTGGGTGCGCGTGCGCTGCAGGGTGTGTTCGGCGCGCTGCTCGCCCCCTCCGCGCTCTCGCTGCTCGCGGTGATGTTCACCGACCCCAAGGAGCGCGCCAAGGCGTTCGGTGTCTTCGGTGCCATCGCGGGTGGTGGCGGTGCCGTCGGTCTGATCCTCGGCGGTGTGCTCACCGAGTACATGGACTGGCGCTGGACCTTCTTCGTGAACATCCCGTTCGCCATCGTCGCCGCGATCGGCGCGGTCGCCGTGATCCGCGACCCGGTGGAGAGCCGCAACACCTCCCGGCTGGACGTCCCCGGTGTGCTCCTGGCCACCTCGGGTCTGGTCTCGCTGGTCTACGGCTTCACCCGCGCCGAGTCCGACGGCTGGTCCGCGGGGCTGACCATCGGTCTGTTCGTCGCCGCGGCCGTGCTGCTGATCGCCTTCGTGGCCGTCGAGTCGCGGGTGAAGGCGCCGCTGCTGCCGCTGCGCGTGGTCACCGACCGGAACCGGGGCGGTGTCTACGCCTCGCTGGGTCTCGCCATCATCGGCATGTTCGGCCTGTTCCTCTTCCTCACCTACTACATGCAGGTCGTCAAGGGGTACAGCCCGGTCAGGACCGGCTTCGCCTTCCTGCCGATGGTCGCGGGCATGATCACCGGCTCGACGCAGATCGGCGCCCGGCTGATGACCCGGGTCCCGGCGCGGCTGCTGATGGGGCCGGGCTTCCTGGTCGCCTCGGTGGGCATGCTGCTGCTGACCCAGATCGACCTGGACACCTCGTACCCCGCGCTGATCCTGCCCGGGTTCCTGCTGCTCGGCCTCGGCATGGGTACCGCCTTCATGCCGGCGATGAGCCTGGCCACGCATGGCGTGGAGCCGCGTGACGCGGGTGTCGCCTCGGCGATGGTCAACACCTCGCAGCAGGTGGGCGGCGCCATCGGCACCGCGCTCCTGAACACCATCGCGGCGAGCGCCACCACCGCGTACGCCAAGTCGCATGCTGCCGGGGCCCCTTCCCGCACGGCGCTGCAGCTGCAGTCGATGGTGCACGGCTACACGGCCGCCATCTGGTGGGCGGTCGGCATCCTGGTGCTGGCCGGGGTGATCGCCATCACGATGGTCAACGCCGGACATCAGGGAGGCGGCGGCGCGGTCGCCGGCTCCGATGAAGGAGCGGCGGAGGACGCCATTCCGGTCATGGCGCACTGA
- a CDS encoding TetR/AcrR family transcriptional regulator, with product MAADTMTAKSAQPRLRADALRNRERIVVAAREVIVESGAQTPLDEIARRAGVGNATIYRHFTDRRELIHHVALSVMSGVADQAEAAMAEEADSFSALRRFVHAAADERIGALCLLLSDGLDKEHPDLIAVRDRLSAGVEALMGAAKADGRLRTDIGVGDLMVALNQLTRPLPGSFCVDFDAFVHRHLQLFLDGLQAPARSELPGKSVTLEDLQHRP from the coding sequence ATGGCCGCCGACACGATGACCGCGAAGTCCGCGCAGCCCCGGCTGCGTGCGGACGCCCTGCGCAATCGGGAGCGTATTGTCGTGGCCGCCCGCGAGGTGATCGTCGAATCCGGGGCACAAACCCCCCTCGATGAAATTGCTCGACGGGCAGGGGTCGGGAATGCCACGATCTACCGGCACTTCACGGACCGCCGTGAGCTCATCCACCATGTGGCGCTTTCGGTGATGTCCGGCGTCGCCGACCAGGCCGAAGCCGCCATGGCCGAGGAGGCCGACTCCTTCTCGGCGCTGCGGCGCTTCGTCCATGCCGCGGCGGACGAGCGCATCGGCGCGCTGTGCCTTCTGCTCTCCGACGGCCTCGACAAGGAGCACCCTGACCTCATTGCCGTCCGCGACCGTCTGTCCGCCGGAGTCGAGGCCCTGATGGGGGCCGCGAAGGCCGACGGCCGACTGCGCACCGACATCGGCGTCGGTGACCTGATGGTCGCGCTCAACCAGCTCACCCGGCCGCTGCCCGGCAGCTTCTGTGTGGACTTCGACGCCTTTGTGCACCGGCATCTGCAGCTGTTCCTGGACGGATTGCAGGCCCCGGCGCGCTCCGAACTACCCGGCAAGTCCGTGACCTTGGAGGATCTGCAGCACCGGCCGTGA